The following proteins are encoded in a genomic region of Streptomyces lunaelactis:
- a CDS encoding aldehyde dehydrogenase family protein has product MPELFIGGKWTAAADGQVREIRCPADGTLVATVDEAGPKDAAAAIAAARDAFDRGPWPGTPAAERGRLLLRVADLLERDKDALARAESLDTGKRLVESEYDMDDIANCFRYFGNLTASGGSDRIVDTGNSDADSRVVHEPVGVCALITPWNYPLLQTAWKVAPALGAGNTFVLKPSELTPHTAMILMRLLTEAGLPDGVANLVLGAGPTAGAPLSEDPRVDLVSFTGGLVTGRRIMAAAAPTVKKIALELGGKNPNIVFADADYEAAVDYALMAVFLHSGQVCSAGARLLVQDELHDRFVDKLVVKAQQIRLGGPFDENARTGPLISAAHRDKVEAYVAAGLAEGAVLRCGGARPNDPALRDGFYYPPTVLDECAPGMSVVRDESFGPVLTVERFHDEAEAVALANDTVYGLAGAVWSQDVALAHRVASRLRAGTVWINDFHPYVPQAEWGGMKQSGFGRELGPAGLAEYQEAKHIWRNLSPSPQRWFE; this is encoded by the coding sequence ATGCCGGAGCTGTTCATCGGCGGTAAGTGGACCGCCGCTGCCGACGGGCAGGTTCGTGAGATCCGCTGCCCGGCGGACGGCACCCTGGTCGCGACGGTCGACGAGGCAGGGCCGAAGGACGCCGCCGCGGCGATCGCCGCCGCCCGCGACGCCTTCGACCGCGGACCCTGGCCCGGCACTCCCGCCGCCGAGCGCGGCCGCCTGCTGCTGCGCGTCGCCGACCTGCTGGAACGAGACAAGGACGCACTCGCCCGCGCCGAATCCCTGGACACAGGGAAGCGGCTCGTGGAGAGCGAGTACGACATGGACGACATCGCCAACTGCTTCCGCTACTTCGGCAATCTGACGGCCTCGGGCGGCAGCGACCGGATCGTCGACACCGGCAACTCCGATGCGGACAGCCGAGTGGTGCACGAGCCGGTCGGCGTGTGCGCGCTGATCACTCCATGGAACTATCCGCTGCTGCAGACCGCCTGGAAGGTCGCCCCGGCACTCGGCGCGGGCAACACCTTCGTACTCAAGCCCAGCGAGCTCACCCCGCACACCGCCATGATCCTGATGCGGCTGCTGACCGAGGCCGGACTGCCCGACGGCGTCGCCAACCTGGTGCTCGGCGCGGGCCCCACCGCGGGCGCGCCGCTCAGTGAGGACCCCCGGGTCGACCTGGTCTCCTTCACCGGCGGGCTGGTCACGGGGCGCCGCATCATGGCGGCCGCCGCCCCCACCGTGAAGAAGATCGCCCTGGAGCTGGGCGGCAAGAACCCGAACATCGTCTTCGCCGACGCCGATTACGAAGCAGCGGTCGACTACGCGCTGATGGCGGTGTTCCTGCACTCCGGCCAGGTCTGCTCGGCCGGGGCGCGGCTGCTGGTCCAGGACGAACTGCACGACCGGTTCGTCGACAAGCTGGTGGTCAAGGCTCAGCAGATCCGGCTCGGCGGCCCGTTCGACGAGAACGCCCGCACCGGACCGCTGATCTCCGCCGCGCACCGCGACAAGGTCGAGGCATATGTGGCGGCCGGCCTGGCCGAGGGCGCGGTGCTGCGCTGCGGCGGCGCGCGGCCCAACGACCCGGCCCTGCGGGACGGCTTCTACTACCCGCCGACCGTCCTCGACGAGTGCGCGCCGGGCATGTCCGTGGTGCGCGACGAGTCGTTCGGCCCGGTGCTGACCGTCGAGCGGTTCCACGACGAGGCGGAGGCGGTCGCGCTCGCCAACGACACCGTCTACGGGCTGGCCGGAGCGGTCTGGTCGCAGGACGTCGCCCTGGCGCACCGGGTGGCGTCCCGGCTGCGCGCCGGAACCGTGTGGATCAACGACTTCCATCCGTATGTGCCCCAGGCGGAGTGGGGCGGTATGAAGCAGTCCGGCTTCGGCCGTGAACTGGGCCCGGCCGGACTGGCCGAGTACCAGGAGGCCAAGCACATCTGGCGCAATCTCTCGCCGAGTCCACAGAGGTGGTTCGAATGA
- a CDS encoding N-acetylmuramoyl-L-alanine amidase gives MDRRGLIRGAAAAAATGVLLPAARAQAAARADTDHPSAHWTPATSVNYTVSDRPAEYPVQYVVIHVTQEAFADTIGIFQNPAKQVSAHYVVRSSDGCVAQCVRESNVAWHAGNWDYNTRSVGIEHEGWVDKPQYFTHAMYERSAALTARVCDRYGIPKDREHIIGHNEVPGADHTDPGLFWDWVRYIRLVNFA, from the coding sequence ATGGACCGTCGAGGACTGATCCGGGGCGCCGCCGCCGCGGCCGCCACCGGTGTACTGCTGCCCGCCGCCCGCGCACAGGCCGCCGCCCGAGCCGACACCGACCATCCGTCGGCCCACTGGACGCCCGCCACGAGCGTCAACTACACGGTGTCCGACCGCCCTGCGGAGTATCCGGTCCAGTACGTGGTCATCCATGTGACCCAGGAGGCCTTCGCCGACACCATCGGGATCTTCCAGAACCCGGCGAAGCAGGTCTCCGCGCACTATGTGGTCCGCTCGTCGGACGGCTGTGTCGCGCAGTGCGTACGGGAGAGCAACGTCGCCTGGCACGCGGGCAATTGGGACTACAACACGCGCAGCGTCGGCATCGAGCACGAGGGCTGGGTGGACAAGCCGCAGTACTTCACCCACGCGATGTACGAGCGGTCGGCAGCGCTCACCGCCCGGGTCTGCGACCGGTACGGCATTCCCAAGGACCGGGAGCACATCATCGGCCACAACGAGGTGCCGGGCGCCGACCACACCGACCCCGGCCTGTTCTGGGACTGGGTGCGCTATATCCGGCTGGTCAACTTCGCCTGA
- a CDS encoding SWIM zinc finger family protein, whose translation MSCRDENERTFAALPPARGRGFALTWWGRAWLKALEDTALDGEQLKKGRRQAREGAVGAVSVRPGRITAVVRDRDGTAQRSDVLLQELSEEEWDRFLDMAVDRAGHIAALLDREMPPHLVEDAAAAGVELLPGIGDLEPECSCEAWDHCPHTAALCYQVARLLDQDPFVLLLMRGRGERRLLDELQIRSVARATAGAPEAEEAQETQQTQGVRADEVFAARDILPPLPAPPPLPGEPGAPPALDTETAPAPGIDSAALEFLAADAAARAYRALSDALSPGHEQQPLEPELTLDQDAVRLAAAAGPAIAGRLATGTDRQRAELDLAVRAWHYGGAAALSVLEEEWTPEPEALARARTLLAEAWEEADRPQLRAGGSGRWTVVGAEAQLRVGRDGRWWPYRKERGRWAPAGPADHDPAAALAGALGETG comes from the coding sequence ATGAGCTGCAGGGACGAGAATGAGCGGACGTTCGCGGCGCTGCCGCCCGCGCGGGGCCGGGGCTTCGCGCTGACCTGGTGGGGCCGGGCCTGGCTCAAGGCGCTGGAGGACACCGCGCTCGACGGCGAGCAGCTGAAGAAGGGCCGCAGGCAGGCGCGCGAGGGAGCCGTCGGTGCGGTCTCGGTACGTCCCGGGCGGATCACCGCGGTCGTACGGGACCGGGACGGCACCGCCCAGCGCAGCGATGTGCTGCTCCAGGAGCTGAGCGAGGAGGAGTGGGATCGCTTCCTGGACATGGCGGTCGACCGCGCGGGGCATATCGCGGCGCTCCTCGACCGGGAGATGCCGCCGCACCTGGTGGAGGACGCGGCGGCCGCCGGGGTCGAACTGCTCCCGGGCATCGGTGACTTGGAGCCCGAATGCAGCTGCGAGGCGTGGGACCACTGCCCGCACACGGCGGCGCTGTGCTACCAGGTGGCGCGGCTGCTCGACCAGGATCCGTTCGTACTGCTGCTGATGCGCGGGCGCGGGGAGCGCCGGCTGCTGGACGAGCTGCAGATACGGAGCGTGGCGCGGGCGACCGCCGGGGCGCCGGAGGCCGAGGAGGCACAGGAGACGCAGCAGACTCAGGGCGTGCGCGCCGACGAGGTGTTCGCGGCGCGGGACATCCTGCCGCCGCTGCCCGCTCCCCCACCGCTGCCGGGTGAGCCCGGAGCGCCACCCGCCCTGGACACGGAGACCGCTCCGGCGCCGGGGATCGACTCCGCGGCCCTGGAGTTCCTGGCCGCGGACGCGGCGGCGCGGGCGTATCGCGCCCTCTCGGACGCGCTGTCACCCGGGCATGAACAGCAGCCGTTGGAGCCCGAGTTGACGCTCGACCAGGATGCGGTACGGCTGGCGGCAGCGGCCGGCCCGGCGATCGCGGGTCGTCTCGCCACCGGCACCGACCGGCAGCGCGCCGAACTGGACCTGGCCGTACGTGCCTGGCACTACGGCGGCGCTGCCGCGCTCTCGGTGCTCGAGGAGGAGTGGACACCGGAGCCGGAGGCACTCGCACGGGCGCGGACTCTGCTCGCCGAGGCCTGGGAGGAGGCGGACCGTCCACAGCTGCGGGCGGGCGGTTCGGGCCGCTGGACGGTGGTGGGCGCGGAGGCCCAGCTACGGGTGGGCCGTGACGGCCGCTGGTGGCCGTACCGCAAGGAGCGCGGCCGCTGGGCACCGGCCGGTCCGGCGGACCACGATCCGGCGGCGGCGCTGGCGGGGGCGCTGGGCGAGACCGGCTGA
- a CDS encoding SNF2-related protein encodes MHRLPAATPSPTTELRPTKDRPTKDRPAEDRPADPRPIEPALGELARCSTVFLPGDPSRAGRIAFWRPDGGELPAPPHPAARGSVEPLTVVGDDARPRAVPALLLSVRDALPVLTRARASANASPATAFWGAATVLALQLVARGLLLPGLTATEQDAWRVGPLTHEDLERVRTLAASMPPAAHAVPLDATADPVPLPEPERLLRAFLDAVADGLPRTPAAPIAAGGPAFAAREPQHLPDQRAWAADIAAGNDAGVRLSLRIELPGLEQAETEGVGPGFRAVLQMHSVSDPALVADAAEVWAGASRAAAGAGRSVPVFGPRARLDALLALRRAARAWPPLTPLLHAAVPDAIELADEEVTELLGEAARTLATTGVEVHWPKEMARKLTARAVIGPPHGEIEGNGSRTRGSQKDESGLPSFLSADALLAFNWLFALGDQQLTRAELDHLAEANRPVVRLRDQWVLIDPEEARRARASQDRKLTPVDALGAVLTGSAEVDGRRIDVQASGWPARLRDRLADPEGGRQEIGQPAALAATLRDYQLRGLNWLNLMTSLGLGGCLADDMGLGKTITLISLHLHRQTDDSAAGPTLVVCPTSLMGNWQREIERFAPGTPVRRFHGASRGLDALADGEFVLTTYGTMRLDAEKLGGVAWGMVVADEAQHVKNPYSATAGQLRTIGAKARVALTGTPVENNLSELWAILDWTTPGLLGKLGTFRTRYAQAVESGNDPATAQRLAALVRPFLLRRRKSDPGIAPELPPKTETDRAVSLTTEQTGLYEAVVRETLAAISEAGGMERRGLVVKLLTALKQICNHPAQYLKEERPRIPDRSGKLELLDELLDTILAEDASVLVFTQYVRMARLLEQHLATRGVRTQFLHGGTPIAEREAMVNRFQDGEVPVFLLSLKAAGTGLNLTRAEHVVHYDRWWNPAVEAQATDRAYRIGQDRPVQVHRLIAEGTIEDRIADMLARKRELADSVLGSGEAALTELTDAELADLVELRGSGR; translated from the coding sequence GTGCACAGGCTCCCCGCGGCAACGCCCTCCCCGACCACCGAACTCCGTCCCACCAAAGACCGTCCCACCAAAGACCGTCCCGCCGAAGACCGTCCCGCCGACCCTCGTCCCATCGAACCCGCTCTCGGCGAACTCGCCCGCTGCTCCACGGTCTTCCTTCCCGGTGACCCGTCCCGCGCCGGCCGGATCGCCTTCTGGCGTCCCGACGGCGGCGAGCTCCCTGCTCCGCCCCACCCGGCAGCGCGCGGCTCCGTCGAGCCGCTGACCGTCGTCGGGGACGATGCCCGCCCCCGTGCCGTCCCGGCGCTGCTGCTGTCCGTACGGGACGCGCTGCCGGTGCTCACCAGGGCGCGCGCCTCGGCGAACGCCTCCCCGGCCACCGCCTTCTGGGGCGCGGCCACGGTCCTCGCCCTCCAACTCGTCGCACGCGGGCTGCTGCTGCCGGGTCTCACCGCCACCGAACAGGACGCCTGGCGGGTCGGACCGCTGACTCACGAGGACCTGGAGCGGGTGCGGACGCTCGCGGCCTCGATGCCGCCCGCCGCGCACGCCGTGCCCCTGGACGCCACCGCCGATCCCGTTCCGCTCCCGGAACCGGAACGGCTGCTGCGGGCGTTCCTCGACGCGGTGGCCGACGGACTGCCGCGCACGCCCGCGGCGCCGATCGCCGCGGGCGGCCCCGCCTTCGCGGCACGCGAGCCGCAGCATCTGCCCGACCAGCGTGCCTGGGCCGCGGACATCGCGGCAGGAAATGACGCGGGTGTACGGCTCTCCCTGCGCATCGAGCTCCCGGGGCTTGAGCAGGCCGAAACGGAGGGCGTGGGACCTGGCTTCCGTGCCGTCCTGCAGATGCACAGCGTCAGCGACCCGGCCCTCGTAGCGGACGCCGCCGAGGTCTGGGCGGGTGCGAGCCGGGCGGCCGCGGGCGCAGGCCGGTCGGTTCCGGTGTTCGGGCCGCGCGCACGGCTGGACGCCCTGCTGGCGCTGCGTCGCGCCGCCCGCGCCTGGCCCCCGCTCACTCCGCTGCTCCACGCAGCCGTGCCGGACGCGATCGAGCTCGCCGACGAGGAGGTCACCGAGCTGCTCGGCGAGGCGGCCCGGACGCTGGCGACGACCGGTGTCGAGGTCCACTGGCCGAAGGAGATGGCGCGCAAACTCACCGCGCGTGCCGTGATCGGCCCGCCCCACGGCGAGATCGAGGGCAACGGCTCCCGGACGAGGGGCTCGCAGAAGGACGAGTCCGGGCTTCCTTCCTTCCTGTCCGCGGATGCCCTGCTCGCCTTCAACTGGTTGTTCGCGCTCGGCGATCAGCAGCTCACCCGCGCCGAACTCGACCACCTCGCCGAAGCCAACCGCCCCGTCGTGCGCCTGCGCGACCAATGGGTGCTCATCGACCCCGAGGAGGCCCGGCGCGCCCGCGCGAGCCAGGACCGCAAACTGACCCCGGTCGACGCGCTCGGCGCCGTACTGACGGGCTCGGCCGAGGTCGACGGCCGCCGTATCGACGTACAGGCGTCGGGGTGGCCGGCCCGGCTGCGCGACCGGCTCGCCGATCCCGAGGGCGGTCGGCAGGAGATCGGGCAGCCCGCGGCCCTCGCGGCGACCCTGCGCGACTACCAGCTGCGCGGCCTCAACTGGCTGAACCTGATGACCTCGCTCGGCCTCGGCGGCTGTCTCGCCGACGACATGGGCCTCGGCAAGACCATCACGCTCATCTCGCTCCATCTGCACCGGCAGACCGACGATTCGGCCGCGGGCCCCACCCTCGTCGTCTGTCCGACATCCCTGATGGGCAACTGGCAGCGCGAGATCGAGAGATTCGCGCCCGGCACCCCGGTGCGACGCTTCCACGGCGCCTCGCGCGGTCTCGACGCCCTGGCGGACGGGGAGTTCGTACTCACGACGTACGGCACGATGCGTCTTGACGCCGAGAAGCTCGGCGGGGTGGCGTGGGGCATGGTCGTCGCCGACGAGGCACAGCACGTGAAGAATCCGTACTCCGCCACGGCCGGGCAGCTGCGCACCATCGGCGCGAAGGCGCGCGTCGCACTCACCGGCACGCCCGTGGAGAACAACCTCTCCGAGCTGTGGGCCATCCTCGACTGGACCACGCCGGGGCTGCTCGGGAAGCTCGGCACCTTCCGTACGCGCTACGCACAGGCGGTGGAGAGCGGCAACGATCCGGCCACCGCCCAGCGACTCGCCGCGCTGGTACGGCCGTTCCTGCTGCGCCGGCGCAAGTCCGACCCGGGCATCGCGCCCGAGCTGCCGCCGAAGACCGAGACCGACCGGGCCGTGTCGCTGACCACGGAGCAGACAGGTCTGTACGAGGCGGTGGTGCGCGAGACCCTCGCGGCGATCTCGGAGGCCGGCGGCATGGAGCGGCGCGGTCTGGTGGTGAAGCTGCTCACCGCGCTCAAGCAGATCTGCAACCACCCGGCGCAGTACCTGAAGGAGGAGCGGCCGCGTATCCCGGACCGCTCGGGCAAGCTGGAACTGCTGGACGAGCTCCTCGACACCATCCTGGCCGAGGACGCGAGCGTGCTGGTCTTCACGCAGTACGTCCGGATGGCGCGGCTCCTCGAGCAGCATCTGGCGACCCGCGGCGTGCGCACCCAGTTCCTGCACGGCGGCACGCCGATCGCCGAGCGCGAGGCGATGGTGAACCGCTTCCAGGACGGTGAAGTGCCCGTCTTCCTGCTGTCGTTGAAGGCCGCGGGCACGGGTCTGAACCTGACCCGCGCCGAGCATGTCGTGCACTACGACCGCTGGTGGAACCCGGCCGTCGAGGCGCAGGCCACCGACCGTGCGTACCGCATCGGGCAGGACCGCCCCGTGCAGGTCCACCGGCTGATCGCCGAGGGCACCATCGAGGACCGGATCGCCGACATGCTCGCGCGCAAGCGGGAGTTGGCGGACTCGGTCCTCGGCTCCGGTGAGGCCGCGCTGACCGAACTGACCGACGCCGAGCTGGCGGATCTGGTGGAGCTGCGAGGGAGCGGGCGATGA
- a CDS encoding fatty acid desaturase family protein, with translation MPQATATLAAPAPAPPAPGAGARRGAGSDFAPLLRTVREQGLLERRAGWYARGIIVNLLGLAAVITGMALIGGSWWVLLFAPLLAVLSARTAFFGHDAGHAQITGDRRKSRAIQLVHANLLLGMSQEWWNDKHNRHHANPNHIEKDPDVAADILVFTQKQATGRAGFRGRLTRHQAWLFFPLTTLEGIALKIYGFQAVFSKEARTRQTTRERAVEGLLLIAHAAAYVTLLLTTMALGHAVVFALIHQMLLGLHLGMAFAPNHKGMEMADEESGQGWGHLRRQVLTSRNIRGGLVTDWFLGGLNYQIEHHLFPSMPRPHLRLAQPLVRAHCRSLGVTYTETGLIDSYRQALTHMHEVGEPLRADA, from the coding sequence ATGCCTCAGGCCACCGCCACCCTCGCGGCCCCCGCACCCGCGCCACCCGCCCCCGGCGCTGGGGCGCGGCGAGGCGCCGGGAGCGACTTCGCACCGCTCCTGCGGACCGTGAGGGAGCAAGGTCTCCTCGAGCGCCGCGCAGGCTGGTACGCCCGTGGCATCATCGTGAATCTTCTCGGCCTCGCCGCCGTGATCACGGGCATGGCCCTGATCGGCGGCTCGTGGTGGGTGCTGCTGTTCGCACCGCTGCTGGCCGTCCTGTCCGCCCGTACGGCCTTCTTCGGCCATGACGCCGGACACGCGCAGATCACCGGCGACCGCCGCAAGAGCCGCGCCATCCAGCTCGTCCACGCCAACCTGTTGCTCGGCATGAGCCAGGAATGGTGGAACGACAAGCACAACCGGCACCACGCCAACCCGAACCACATAGAGAAGGACCCCGATGTCGCGGCCGACATCCTGGTCTTCACGCAGAAGCAGGCCACGGGCCGTGCCGGCTTCCGTGGCCGGCTCACCCGCCACCAGGCCTGGCTGTTCTTCCCGCTGACCACCCTCGAGGGCATCGCGCTGAAGATCTACGGATTCCAGGCCGTGTTCTCCAAGGAGGCGCGCACCCGCCAGACCACCCGCGAGCGCGCCGTCGAAGGCCTGCTGCTCATCGCGCATGCCGCCGCCTACGTCACCCTGCTGCTGACCACCATGGCCCTGGGCCACGCCGTGGTCTTCGCGCTCATTCACCAGATGCTCCTCGGACTCCACCTCGGAATGGCCTTCGCGCCGAACCACAAGGGGATGGAGATGGCCGACGAGGAGAGCGGCCAGGGCTGGGGGCATCTGCGCCGGCAGGTCCTCACCTCGCGCAACATTCGCGGCGGCCTCGTCACGGACTGGTTCCTCGGCGGACTCAACTACCAGATCGAGCACCATCTCTTCCCGAGCATGCCGCGTCCCCACCTGCGGCTCGCCCAGCCGTTGGTGCGGGCCCACTGCCGCTCGCTCGGCGTCACCTACACCGAGACGGGGCTGATCGACTCGTACCGGCAGGCACTGACTCATATGCACGAGGTCGGCGAACCGCTGCGCGCCGACGCATAG
- a CDS encoding MOSC domain-containing protein → MGAAVTTVSSNGEYSFTKPNRDSITLLAGLGVAGDVHAGVTVKHRSRVAQDPTQPNLRQVHLIHQELFAELAEAGFEVAPGDLGENITTSGIDLLALPTGTVLRLGEEAVVEVTGLRNPCLQIDAFQDGLLKQVVGRDEAGEIVRKAGIMSVVRAGGVIRPGDPITVELPTGAHRPLERV, encoded by the coding sequence ATGGGTGCAGCGGTCACGACGGTCAGCAGCAACGGCGAGTACTCGTTCACCAAGCCGAACCGGGACAGCATCACGCTGCTGGCCGGACTCGGGGTGGCGGGGGACGTCCACGCGGGGGTGACGGTCAAGCACCGATCCCGGGTCGCGCAGGACCCGACCCAGCCGAATCTGCGTCAGGTCCATCTCATCCACCAAGAGCTCTTCGCGGAGCTGGCGGAGGCCGGTTTCGAGGTCGCCCCCGGCGACCTCGGCGAGAACATCACGACCAGCGGCATCGACCTGCTCGCACTGCCCACGGGCACGGTGCTGCGGCTCGGCGAGGAAGCGGTCGTGGAGGTCACGGGCCTGCGCAATCCGTGCCTGCAGATCGACGCTTTCCAGGACGGTCTGCTCAAGCAGGTCGTGGGCAGGGACGAAGCCGGCGAGATCGTACGCAAGGCGGGGATCATGAGCGTCGTCAGGGCGGGCGGAGTGATCCGGCCCGGCGACCCGATCACCGTCGAGCTGCCGACCGGGGCGCACCGGCCGCTCGAGCGGGTCTGA
- a CDS encoding class I SAM-dependent methyltransferase — translation MADDHTHVQEFFSARAADWDTRFAGDGPAYAAAVAELGLRPGDAVLDAGCGTGRALPPLRSAVGPRGTVLGADLTPAMLDAALRAGRGGSGLLLLADVARLPLRTESLDAVFAAGLIAHLPQPEANVRELRRVVRPGGRLALFHPIGRAALATRQGRQISEDDLRAEPRLRALLTGSGWRLTSYVDEDSRFLAVAVRQD, via the coding sequence ATGGCCGACGACCACACGCATGTGCAGGAATTCTTCAGCGCCCGCGCCGCGGACTGGGACACACGCTTCGCCGGCGACGGTCCGGCCTACGCCGCCGCCGTCGCCGAGCTGGGGCTGCGGCCCGGCGACGCCGTACTCGACGCGGGCTGCGGCACCGGTCGCGCCCTTCCCCCGCTGAGGTCCGCCGTGGGACCGCGGGGCACTGTGCTCGGGGCCGATCTGACGCCCGCGATGCTGGATGCCGCGCTGCGCGCCGGGCGCGGGGGCAGCGGACTGCTGCTGCTCGCCGATGTGGCCCGGCTGCCGCTGCGTACGGAGTCGCTCGACGCGGTGTTCGCCGCGGGCCTTATCGCCCATCTTCCTCAACCCGAGGCGAATGTACGGGAGTTGCGACGGGTGGTGCGGCCGGGCGGGCGGCTGGCGCTGTTCCACCCCATCGGCAGGGCGGCCCTCGCCACCCGCCAGGGCCGGCAGATCAGCGAGGACGATCTGCGCGCCGAGCCCAGGCTCCGCGCCCTGCTGACCGGTTCGGGCTGGCGGCTGACCTCGTACGTGGACGAGGACTCCCGCTTCCTCGCTGTCGCCGTCCGTCAGGACTGA
- a CDS encoding MHYT domain-containing protein has product MGHLDHAAFGLLTPVLSYAMAVIGAALGLRCTVRALGTSGRSRRNWLITAASAIGTGIWTMHFVAMLGFAVRGTDIRYNVPLTILSLLVAMLVVGAGVFCVGYGFGRDRVTALLVGGLTTGLGVASMHYLGMAALRLHGSVHYDPLLVALSVGIAVVAATAALWAALNIKSPIAVAVASLVMGAAVSSMHYTGMLAVSVQVEPSGGELPGATAMQFIFPLAVGLGSYLFVTSAFVALSPTERERAAYTSAERPAEAVPAAAATAPAARPASTTNVTNITTNATA; this is encoded by the coding sequence ATGGGACACCTGGACCACGCCGCCTTCGGTTTGCTGACACCCGTGCTGTCGTACGCGATGGCCGTCATCGGCGCCGCCCTCGGGCTGCGCTGTACCGTGCGCGCGCTCGGCACGAGCGGACGCTCCCGCCGGAACTGGCTGATCACCGCCGCGTCCGCGATCGGCACCGGCATCTGGACGATGCACTTCGTCGCCATGCTCGGCTTCGCCGTACGCGGCACCGACATCCGCTACAACGTGCCGCTGACCATCCTCAGCCTGCTCGTCGCCATGCTGGTCGTCGGCGCCGGAGTCTTCTGCGTCGGCTACGGCTTCGGCCGGGACCGGGTCACCGCCCTGCTGGTCGGCGGCCTCACCACCGGGCTCGGCGTCGCCAGCATGCACTACCTGGGCATGGCCGCCCTGCGACTGCACGGCTCCGTGCACTACGACCCGCTGCTCGTCGCGCTGTCCGTCGGCATCGCCGTGGTCGCGGCGACCGCGGCCCTGTGGGCGGCGCTCAACATCAAGTCGCCGATCGCTGTCGCCGTCGCCTCGCTCGTCATGGGAGCGGCGGTCAGCAGCATGCACTACACCGGAATGCTCGCGGTCAGCGTGCAGGTCGAGCCGTCCGGTGGCGAACTGCCCGGGGCCACGGCGATGCAGTTCATCTTCCCCCTCGCCGTCGGCCTCGGGTCCTATCTCTTCGTCACCTCGGCCTTTGTCGCGCTCTCCCCGACGGAGCGCGAGCGCGCCGCCTACACCTCGGCCGAGCGGCCGGCCGAAGCCGTGCCCGCGGCAGCCGCTACCGCCCCCGCGGCCCGTCCCGCGAGCACCACCAACGTCACCAACATCACCACCAACGCCACCGCCTAG